The Pseudoliparis swirei isolate HS2019 ecotype Mariana Trench chromosome 19, NWPU_hadal_v1, whole genome shotgun sequence genomic sequence ATAATTGTCCTGCAGGGAACAGTTAATGAGGCAACAGACGGTACATAAGTGCCCTCCTACTTTTACTGACTGAGATTTGGGACTGGATCtccagtgtgtgtttatattttgtgtgtttgtttatttagacCTCTAATGAGGCTAACATCTTCTATTCTTCATACAGACAGATCCGGGACACGGTGAACTGGATCTTCTGTGAACAGATGTCGGTGTGTTACATCAACGTGTTCAAGGACACCTTCTGGCCCAACGGCAAGTTGGCCCCTCACGTCAGGGTCCGAACTGACAGCGAACGCAGAGACACCAAGGAACGGGCTCAACAGAAACTACTCGACAATATCCCAGGtagacatacacacgcacacgcacacacacacacgcacacacacacctgtcgatGTCAAATGCACGAGCGCGTCTGATCTCTTTACTTCGTTTCATGTGATCTCTTCTGTCAGATGCACTAGCAAATTTAGTCGGCCAGCAGAATGCCCGCTATGGAATCATCAAGATCTTCAATGCCCTGCAGGAGGCCAGTGCCAACAAACATCTTCTCTATGTAAGAATGATACTTATGTCAAAAGATGTCAGTAATAAactacttatgtgtgtgtgtgtgagtgtgtgtatgctgcAAAACCAATCATTTTGTCTCTGTCTCCGTTAGGTGTTGATGGAAATGTTACTCAAGGAAGTGTGCCCTGAACTCAGCACGGAGGTGGACAacatctgaacacacacacacacacacacacacacacacacacacgtgtaacacagagTCTTTGGATCGAAGGCCTTTCTTTCTGTCGCTGACCAATCATAAACTGCCAAGCCAGACAGGGAGATGGCCTTTGTTGGTTCAACCTCAGACAGAACGCGTTGGAGTCAGAGCTGAGACACATGCTGAGACACACGCTGAATTCTGGAAGTAGAGGCCGTTGTGAGAAGATAAAAAAGCTGGGCCGACACCAGACCCTGAAAAAGGAGGCCGGGGTTTTGACTTTGTTGTGGCACAGATCTAAACGTGTCCGCCTGAAGCGGGAGAAACCGCATGGAGTCCGACTTCTTCCCGTTTAAAGGCAGCCGTCTAACTAGACGGAGCACATTTGAGGGTCCAGATTCACACGAGATCAAATGTAATTTGACATTAGTCAGCCACGTCTGcaggtttttcttttgttgttgtcttttcttATTTTGATAGCAGCGCAGCATCAGATCTGTACCACAACAAATCACGCTTTGTGACAGTAAACAGCAGGATTGTCTGCTCCCCAGCTGTTTGACCTCGATTAAAACGCAGCAAAGACAGTTGACGTTCCGATATTCGGCCGCTCTCTGAAGGCAACCGAGTGCGTCTTTGCCCACGGATCTCTGAACATTCCTCCTACACACGACCTGAGCAACACTTGTCTTCTGTGATTCTTGTTAAGGCTTATAATTGTGCAATATAATGTCATGTAACAGTCATTGTGATgattttatttatgattattattgatagattttatttttaccaAAAATTGTTTAGAGAGCGTTTATATAAGCAATAAATTGCAAACAAAGTGGATTTGGCCTTTTTCGTTTTCTTTAATGGTCTTTAGATACtgaatttaatagaaaatattactttcatTGACACACATTGAATAATCCAGACATCCCCAGCCTTATCCCCAgcattattcatatttttttgtattgacTTATGTTTAACTATTAAATTTTTTTGATGTGATGAATGAAATCAAATGAGTAAAGGTTAAAGACCCTACCTTACTCTTCCAAAGCATTTAGACTGCCTACTTTCAGcaacacataaataaaatacattgttttgtacATATATTGATAAAGCATATTATAGTAATGTTCAATATTATCTATACACATTTTGAAtcaacaggattttttttttaaagagcagcAGTGAAGACTGTATTGCGACTATTAGTGTTTTCAGTAGTGTTCTGCTGCATTCACATATGATTAActtaatgtttaaaatgtaattatttaaaacaagtAGTCGTTGCTTCAAGTCTTCAACTGTACTtggtttacttttttaaattaatataaaacaaaagaataatGTGATTGCAAAAGGTATGAGGCTTACAGTGTTTTCCCCTGAGGTCATGAATGCAACATGTGTTCCCCTAACAGTGGACGCGCTCCCTCTCTGTTAGGAGCTGAGTTAGAGTCAAAAGACCGCTGCAGTAGAACTGTGCCTTCAAAGTAAGAGCACAGACTGTCGCTTACAGGAGAAACATTGAGATGTACAAGGCATTTCTAgtgaaatataataaattaaccACATTACATTAAGCAACTTTAGACCCGCGCCTGCGTATCTTTAACTTTTAAATAGTTGTTCCATTTTGGAAATTGCAATTGAGCTGCTACCTCACACCTTGTTTGTGTGACTTATCCTGGTTGGCAGTTCCACCAGGTAGGATATTGCAATCGAATAAAATAATGTACCTAAAACCCAGATATGATGTACGTCGATAAATACCATGAACCGTGCATTTTGGCTGAGCCTTTTAAACAATTGCAGACAATTGTATTTCCAGCTGGGCGACgtaaaaaaatgtaacacatgggcttttatttttacagtaaTATTACGATTTAAACCGGAAGTAGTGCTTATCACGATGTGTAAACTTGCTAGTGATGCCGAACTCAAAGTGGACGAGCGCGGCGCCCCAGACAGTTGGAAGCTAGCAGACATTGCCTTACCCGGTAACGTCATACGTTAACGTGGCTCAACGGTGGGTCTAACGGTTAGTTAACGGGCTGCCGGTAATCACCAGAGGCGAGCTAACGCCTGCCTGACGAAGAGCCAGTTGTAAGCTCGAGTTAGCTTGAAAGTGTCGCCTCGTTTGGCTTGAATTGTCTTTCCTTAAATTAAAGCTAACGCGCTAGCTAAAGTCAAATTATCCCGCGCAACGGGTTTAACgtgttaaaaaataattgtgATTTTAATACGTGTTATGATAGCCGCTATGGTAACACTATTAAGCGGGTTAACGCTATCTGTGGTCAAAAGTGACGCTATCTCATTGTTGTTGCCTGACAACGGGGAATTAAAGAAACAGTAACGTGACCGACTTGTTAGAGTTGTTCAGATCATCGAAGCccttatgattattattaagggaccattatttatttatttatagagcacTAATCGGAGAGGAATACTTCAGTCACCTGCTGTTCTCAGGTTGTGATAACACCTGTTTTTATCGTCCCTCCTTGGCACACAGTCCAACCCCTTTTTCCATTGGGCCGTAAAATCCATAGGTGTCAACCCAATTGGCACCAATTAAAAGTATAAAATGTGCAGTCTGGAGTCCTAAATTATGCCAAGCATGACGTCTTGTGTTCTCAGCTGGGTTTTCTGATTTTTGCCTAAAAAAGGAGATGGACGACGAGCTGGAAAACTTCATCAGGGAGCGCAAGGCGAGAATGGCCGAGGATAAAGCCAGTTTGGAACACAACCCTCCGTACATGGAAATACAGGTGTGTTGGGAATGAGGTTTTAGGTTGAACACTGGTTTAGAACCAGGTCGTGTTTGCGTATTAATAACCAttgaatatacacacattaatatatacttGGGTGAATCCAGTGACAAACAATACAttataaaaagtaaacaaaaagtaaatgtttcgtttatttcgatcagcaaaatataccacattcagaattcaacaaaagaagaacgtggctgaccgaaagggtcaaggctgaagctatctagcttataagtgccctaacctatgatttctcaaaaaaacttatttcaaagaaccatatatatatatatatatatacacacatgcatatatacataaaaaaaataaaatgtggttCTCAAAGATTCATTTGATCACAGATAAAGCCAAAACGGATGACATGCACATGTTTTTAATTGTAACTGTAAAGTATTGACTGACGTGTTAATAAATGAACAGAGCATGTGTTTAACCCCTTCTCAGGGATCCTGTTGTCTCTTTTAATGCGTGCTGTTCTATTATTTTGGCTGATAGGCAAAACCCCACAGGGCCTACGATTCCACTGCTAAGGAGAACATCCCTCCGAGGTCTATAGTGCAGGAGAAAGGTACAGCCCCCCCCCGATGTGTTGTTCCTTCTTCAGTGTCAGTCCTCTCATTTCGGCTTGTCGGCATTAAATGTTGATGCGCGTGTCTCGTCAGAGGACCGCTGCAGCGTGGGTCTGCCCCTCGGCATCGAGTACGAGCGGAAGAAACAGAGGCTGCAGCACGAGCTCCGCATGGACTACCGGCGCTACATGGCTCAggtgacacaacacacactccactGTCTGCTTCTGTGTTTGGCCGTAGCAGGCGAGCTCAAAGGTCAGTTCAGGCTTTGTTCGAGATGCACAGTAGTTATTTCTAGTTTTTTACGTGGGGCTTAATCGTCCTGCAAGGTAGATGTCACTTCCCCAGCTGTTTGAGAGCTGAAATGCAGACACGAGTCGGGCTTCAAGTGTCAAAGTCCCAGTGTTGTTATCCTGACGGAGACGCTTTATGTTGcagaaaaaacactttgacCATGCAGAGCCCGGGCCACTAAGTCGCCTCAATAACAGGAGATCCATCAAGGTATATGTCTGTTGACGACTTCATGATGTCTGTTGATTTCCAGATCATATCTTTAACCGGACAgggtatttatgtttttacaaaACTCTGAGTCAGGACCGTTATTGTTTTTACTTTCCTGCTTCTTTGTGGAGTCCTTTGACAGGAGTGAGTGATCCAGAACTCCACCCCTCATTCTTTACCGTTAAAGATTTAATAAGAGATCCAACAAGCCTGTTTTTGATTccaaaaatatacaaaatgcaTTTCAGATGCATTCCCTGAGGTCACTTCAGCACTTTGTTTCCAATGAATAAATGCAAATATCGTGACGCAGCTCAACTAATTTAAATCCATACCTGCTTGCTAGCttaaataatgtataaataGTTAATTTAATAGCGAAAATATTCCTTTGCTATTAATTTAACCGTGTATGCACGGTTATAATAATGGTTACGGCTAAATTGTTGAAATGGAAtgctaaacaaacaaaatagatTTCAGTCTTGATgacttcttccaccttcctctgatTCTGATGACCCAACATGGCATTGCTACTTTGAGTGGTTGCCGTGGACCGGCTGTACTCGCACACAGTATTTCTGAACAAACATCCCCTTTTTTACGATCGTGTTTCCTTTAGCAACACCTGCTTGAAAGCCAGGCAGCCGTTCTCCCCAAACAGCGGCCGCCCTTCCGCAGCGACGCAGCCCCTCTCACAGAGGACAGCAGGGGGTCGCGACCTCCGCGCCTCGCGGAGGTCGCGACCCCCTGCCCCGAGGCAGACGAGGAGCAGTCGTCGGTACTTCCCAGGCATTGTGACCGGCTGGGGAAGCCTTTGGACCGGGActccgaagaggaggaggaggaggaggaatactTCAAGGAGCTGGACCTGGTGGAAGGAAGAAGGCGCCTGCATATCGGGGTCGAGGCCAGTTATGAGAAAAGACGAGACTATAAGACTGATGGAAGGTGTGTGTATATTCATGTATGTTAAGCGCATGATATGAAATGGCAGACGCTCACTtatcgtgtttttgttttgcttctcccagggagaagagggagactCTAGGAGGCAAGGGCTCGAGAGCACTGACCAGGAACGAGGATGTGGAGTTTGCCACTGGCCTTAAAATAGGTTAAAAGGACTTTTCAACCGTACAGTGTTTTTACTTGTTTTACAAGACTGCGCTGCAAGTCAATTTGAACTTGTGCTGTTCTCATcaaatcatatttttttatttttttatctgcaTTTCATTTATATTGGTGTTGCATGTTTTCAGGGGCAGCCGATGCAGAGGATGCCTTGCAGCGGAGGAATGAGCGCTACAgacaggagctgcaggagcagaTAGCAGAACAGCACAGGAACAAGAGGAGGTGTGTTCTGGTCCTTTGTTCCGCTCAATGTAACGCCTGCATAATAACATGTAAAGCAGGGAGATGACACGCATGTAGATCTTAAAACCTTCTCGTGCTGCAAGCCAGTATCAAGTGTCTGACCATCATGTTTACTAGATGAACGGCCGACATGAGGGAGCTTCTTTCCTGGCAACTCTCATGTGTCCGTCAGGGATCTTCTCAAAGTGAGGAGAGCCCCGAACCTCTGCTTGTTCATATTGCTTGTGTCTTTGTTCCAGGGAGAAAGATTTGGAGCTGAAAGTCGCTGCGAGGGGGGCCAATGATCCTGAGAGACCGGTGAGCCGACCCCACGGCAACCATCTCCCCTGTAGTTTGTGTAAAGGGCATCGTTGATTCATTTTTTCAGATTACTCACTGGACCAATGTGgtataatgttttttaaaattattattaaacctttatttaaccaggtgaaacccattgagattaaaaatctctttttcgagggtgacctggacaaggCAGGCAACAACGTATGGAacgcaaacaaaaaaagttgaaagAAACTTGATTTTTAACACCAAAAAAGCTCACAGAAACCAAGACTTAAAGGGGAATTTAATTCATGCGTCAATCTCTCagttttgttttcttaattcCATGAATCAGCCGGACCGAATCAGACAGTTTGGACGGTGCAGAAGAGGAGCTCATCGGGCGTTGGAGCCGTCGGCAACAGGAGACGGCGAGACCTCGTCCAGAGGCTTCCCCAACAACGTGAAGATGGGTGTCCGAGACGGAGagactcccctccctcctcccgagCTGCCCCATGTTGCCTTCCAGTCCCCGCTGCTGGAGTACAGCGCCGCCCTGGGCATTGGGGGAGGAGGCCTGTCGCCCAACCGCCACCCTGCTGCCCCCTCCTTCTCCAGGGCCACGGACACGCCCAGGTACCCCTTGAACTTTACCTTCACGTACGCTGTAATTATCACAATGTCATTCGGCGATAGCCTCAGCAAACGCACGGCGCTTCCTGTGActgtcacaataaaagccttgtGTGCCAATTTAAATGCAGAATGTGAATGGCAGACTTCGCCAACAACAATGGCACATCCTAAAAACTGTGTTTCCTAAACATCCAAACTCCATTCGACTACATGATTTTTCTTATTCTTCTGGTTTAGTTGACCTCATAGCTCGTATCATTAAAACACAATAGCCCGAAAAATAAGACCTGCAGAAATTTTTCCAAATACTGTATATCTATCTCATCATTGATTATTTCATATCCCGCTTTGAATCTCCAGAATCTCAgcgtttcctcctcttcatcctccgtcCGCCCCCAGTGAAGCCTACAGGAGCCCGTATGCAGAGCCCCATCACTCCTATGGCACCAGAACCCTGCTGGACCCCAACGTGGCCTACTGTAAGCAACGGGTCATCTCTGTTAAATATAAACGGGTGCTACATTCAGCATTATTATCCACAtgtcaatgtgtgttttaaattcTTCATCCAGATGGTCAATTGTCTGTCCCTCCCGTGTCCTACTGGAGCgtaccagcagggggcgctcccGCCAGTCGCTATGGAAACCACAGCCCTCACAGCCAGCACAGTGGCAGCAGCTTCCCTGAGCCGCCAATACAGTAAATATCCCCCTTTCCATTGTAAATCTTTGTATTTGCTTTATTTGCTCAGGCATCTTATCAACAATCATCTGGTGGTCCTGTTGTTCTGGGGCGTATGTGAGCGATCGACGCGATCATGGTGTGAACTCCTCCCCGCAGGCCGAGCAGTGAGGCTGCCTCTGTGGACCCGCACGTCAGGGCTTTCCCCTCGGACGGATCCAGATCGCCCCGGGACCGGATTCTCAGCTACAGGGAGGCTTTGAAGCAGCAGGTAGGTTAAACCTTCCTCCTAACCATCATCATTCTAGTTTTCCTCTGAGACGCAAGGAACTCGGTCCAGATGTGTCGCTCTAACGGCTGTATTGTAACAACATTATGAACAAGTACGCGGATGAAGTTTCCAACTCGCCATGTTACCGCTGACTACTTGGATGTGACAATGGCGCCCACTGCCTGCTCATGCATGAACGTCAAAGAAAAGCGCTATTTAATGTTATTCAACCAAATGGAATCGTAAGCAGCATCTttaacctttttgtttttactacAAAGGAGCCCCTTTTTAGAATACCGGATACAAACTACAGTACATGTAGATCTTCCGAggatacatttcatttattagTTAGAGAACATTCATTTAAAGACCGAGCGTTTGAACGGCAGTAGTTGAGGATGGTAAATAATTTTCTACATTAATTTTTACTTTTAGAATGGGTCAAACCCACGATAAATGGCTGTATGAAAAGCTTCACCTTGGTTCAGGTCCTCTTTGGTAGGAAAGGTCACTGTTAGTTGTAAGGTCACTTTTAACTTTCACTGCATCCTAGTCTGTGATATGTCGGCAGGAAGCTTCCAGCAGAGGGAACGGCGAGCTTTACAACAAGGTAACACCTAGTTTATAATAAATGGTATAGTGGCAGTGGAGTCCCGCCCTCAGATCCTCATTGGTTTGTAGAAGGCCCAGCGTAGACGTGTTGTGAGATCTCCTCAGTCCCAGTCCTGTATCCTGCTCCGCTCTACATATCCCCTATGCTTGCATTTGTTTGTAATACATGTGTTTTGAAGCACCGatgactttttcttcttgttattCGAACATCACAAAGTGCATTATCATGTTGATACCGACACGTGTGCCTTGAGTTTTTGCACCAattcctgtttgtgtgtgtgtgtgtgtgatgctctgCATGGTGGGTTACATGCATAAGTCTTAAGTACTGTTGACTCACGGGTTGCACCAGCATCTTGGTACCAGGATTATTCCGGTGTAGGGTCTGAATCTATATTTCAGCTTTTTGTCTGAGAGCAATGTGATTCTCTAAAAAGCCATGACGTTGATATTATATGTACTCGTGCAAAGCGGGAGAATATGTTGTGACGAGTATTGGCCTCCGATGCATGATAGTTCTTAGTGTTTCATTTAGAGAACAACGATGTCACGAGAGGATTTTAATGTTCGCTGCACAATGCCGCGCTACagatccagcagcagcaggaacgGAGGCGCttggagcgggaggaggaggagcgctaCGAGGCCCGGCTGGAGGCCGACATGAAGAACTACCAGCCGTGGGgtcgggggggaggaggagctcccCTCAGAGACGGCACTGGAAACCTGATTGGTATGTCCCAGAGTGGAGTGTCTGATTAAACCAAAAAATACTGTGaatgtacatatgtatgtacatacttTACTTCTGATTGAAAACAAACCGGAAGTAAACTCCTTTTGTCCACGAATGATGAgttgtcccctcctcttcttgcgGGTCAGCTGACCTCCACCAGATGCACAAGCTGAACGAGGAGGCCTACATCAACCCGGAGCAGTGGCAGAggagagccgccgccgccgccgcggcccGCAGCGCTGAGCCCCCCGACCCCAACGAGAGGGTCTCCGGTGCCGTAGCAGAGTGCAGCAGCCATGACGCTAGTGACCGGCGCTCTGGTACCGTAACGTCCTTCTTCCCTTTGTGTTGTAGCCCTGAACGTTGATAGCATCCTGCACTTTCCACACGGCcgcaaat encodes the following:
- the LOC130209905 gene encoding centrosome and spindle pole-associated protein 1-like isoform X1 — encoded protein: MDDELENFIRERKARMAEDKASLEHNPPYMEIQAKPHRAYDSTAKENIPPRSIVQEKEDRCSVGLPLGIEYERKKQRLQHELRMDYRRYMAQKKHFDHAEPGPLSRLNNRRSIKQHLLESQAAVLPKQRPPFRSDAAPLTEDSRGSRPPRLAEVATPCPEADEEQSSVLPRHCDRLGKPLDRDSEEEEEEEEYFKELDLVEGRRRLHIGVEASYEKRRDYKTDGREKRETLGGKGSRALTRNEDVEFATGLKIGAADAEDALQRRNERYRQELQEQIAEQHRNKRREKDLELKVAARGANDPERPPDRIRQFGRCRRGAHRALEPSATGDGETSSRGFPNNVKMGVRDGETPLPPPELPHVAFQSPLLEYSAALGIGGGGLSPNRHPAAPSFSRATDTPRISAFPPLHPPSAPSEAYRSPYAEPHHSYGTRTLLDPNVAYYGQLSVPPVSYWSVPAGGAPASRYGNHSPHSQHSGSSFPEPPIQPSSEAASVDPHVRAFPSDGSRSPRDRILSYREALKQQSVICRQEASSRGNGELYNKIQQQQERRRLEREEEERYEARLEADMKNYQPWGRGGGGAPLRDGTGNLIADLHQMHKLNEEAYINPEQWQRRAAAAAAARSAEPPDPNERVSGAVAECSSHDASDRRSGFTHGQTSQFARGSVFSNQPTQRQLHEQDEYKAYLKQQIDEKMLKKAEEREQTRLEEEKEEKRLVEQRARIQREYDDEQERKNRKETEQRAKNSELIQLAERKKKEVERKKTEAEEEKAALRRQYEMERQARVEEVCREPSPPIPALQKRNGGLHQYTPRPPTVESRCSTAPLSERSLSGLQSPPVPARRNQLRAAGDQRDVFSELSALRRHLRSEEKRLEGRLRQVDWEGLASPLSDRRRERPQVDVFDMARLRLQAPVRRPTSRNTEPRNLLRTHDEVGVTGSRRWDYGDQQFSSRGSTVQDDYLDLSPPRQTDYLTSVMGRSATGSLLESESAFIDPLGEAFPVRRTPEPEDAPVLSARERRRLSKRPQHPQGRDASSRPFGQQDDYAYLAGDGQEAGHGGERASRDRSGHPMSLSRHSNAAGSVALSSVGSSPPRFSLHGLSQRGSVETLATDPWMRPGTTDTPTCSDRRPSRRERLTVRVRNVISFFRFIPNTEYGNHVVFSFSV
- the LOC130209905 gene encoding centrosome and spindle pole-associated protein 1-like isoform X2, with the protein product MDDELENFIRERKARMAEDKASLEHNPPYMEIQAKPHRAYDSTAKENIPPRSIVQEKEDRCSVGLPLGIEYERKKQRLQHELRMDYRRYMAQKKHFDHAEPGPLSRLNNRRSIKQHLLESQAAVLPKQRPPFRSDAAPLTEDSRGSRPPRLAEVATPCPEADEEQSSVLPRHCDRLGKPLDRDSEEEEEEEEYFKELDLVEGRRRLHIGVEASYEKRRDYKTDGREKRETLGGKGSRALTRNEDVEFATGLKIGAADAEDALQRRNERYRQELQEQIAEQHRNKRREKDLELKVAARGANDPERPPDRIRQFGRCRRGAHRALEPSATGDGETSSRGFPNNVKMGVRDGETPLPPPELPHVAFQSPLLEYSAALGIGGGGLSPNRHPAAPSFSRATDTPRISAFPPLHPPSAPSEAYRSPYAEPHHSYGTRTLLDPNVAYYGQLSVPPVSYWSVPAGGAPASRYGNHSPHSQHSGSSFPEPPIQPSSEAASVDPHVRAFPSDGSRSPRDRILSYREALKQQEASSRGNGELYNKIQQQQERRRLEREEEERYEARLEADMKNYQPWGRGGGGAPLRDGTGNLIADLHQMHKLNEEAYINPEQWQRRAAAAAAARSAEPPDPNERVSGAVAECSSHDASDRRSGFTHGQTSQFARGSVFSNQPTQRQLHEQDEYKAYLKQQIDEKMLKKAEEREQTRLEEEKEEKRLVEQRARIQREYDDEQERKNRKETEQRAKNSELIQLAERKKKEVERKKTEAEEEKAALRRQYEMERQARVEEVCREPSPPIPALQKRNGGLHQYTPRPPTVESRCSTAPLSERSLSGLQSPPVPARRNQLRAAGDQRDVFSELSALRRHLRSEEKRLEGRLRQVDWEGLASPLSDRRRERPQVDVFDMARLRLQAPVRRPTSRNTEPRNLLRTHDEVGVTGSRRWDYGDQQFSSRGSTVQDDYLDLSPPRQTDYLTSVMGRSATGSLLESESAFIDPLGEAFPVRRTPEPEDAPVLSARERRRLSKRPQHPQGRDASSRPFGQQDDYAYLAGDGQEAGHGGERASRDRSGHPMSLSRHSNAAGSVALSSVGSSPPRFSLHGLSQRGSVETLATDPWMRPGTTDTPTCSDRRPSRRERLTVRVRNVISFFRFIPNTEYGNHVVFSFSV
- the LOC130209905 gene encoding centrosome and spindle pole-associated protein 1-like isoform X3; translation: MDDELENFIRERKARMAEDKASLEHNPPYMEIQAKPHRAYDSTAKENIPPRSIVQEKEDRCSVGLPLGIEYERKKQRLQHELRMDYRRYMAQKKHFDHAEPGPLSRLNNRRSIKQHLLESQAAVLPKQRPPFRSDAAPLTEDSRGSRPPRLAEVATPCPEADEEQSSVLPRHCDRLGKPLDRDSEEEEEEEEYFKELDLVEGRRRLHIGVEASYEKRRDYKTDGREKRETLGGKGSRALTRNEDVEFATGLKIGAADAEDALQRRNERYRQELQEQIAEQHRNKRREKDLELKVAARGANDPERPPDRIRQFGRCRRGAHRALEPSATGDGETSSRGFPNNVKMGVRDGETPLPPPELPHVAFQSPLLEYSAALGIGGGGLSPNRHPAAPSFSRATDTPRISAFPPLHPPSAPSEAYRSPYAEPHHSYGTRTLLDPNVAYYGQLSVPPVSYWSVPAGGAPASRYGNHSPHSQHSGSSFPEPPIQPSSEAASVDPHVRAFPSDGSRSPRDRILSYREALKQQIQQQQERRRLEREEEERYEARLEADMKNYQPWGRGGGGAPLRDGTGNLIADLHQMHKLNEEAYINPEQWQRRAAAAAAARSAEPPDPNERVSGAVAECSSHDASDRRSGFTHGQTSQFARGSVFSNQPTQRQLHEQDEYKAYLKQQIDEKMLKKAEEREQTRLEEEKEEKRLVEQRARIQREYDDEQERKNRKETEQRAKNSELIQLAERKKKEVERKKTEAEEEKAALRRQYEMERQARVEEVCREPSPPIPALQKRNGGLHQYTPRPPTVESRCSTAPLSERSLSGLQSPPVPARRNQLRAAGDQRDVFSELSALRRHLRSEEKRLEGRLRQVDWEGLASPLSDRRRERPQVDVFDMARLRLQAPVRRPTSRNTEPRNLLRTHDEVGVTGSRRWDYGDQQFSSRGSTVQDDYLDLSPPRQTDYLTSVMGRSATGSLLESESAFIDPLGEAFPVRRTPEPEDAPVLSARERRRLSKRPQHPQGRDASSRPFGQQDDYAYLAGDGQEAGHGGERASRDRSGHPMSLSRHSNAAGSVALSSVGSSPPRFSLHGLSQRGSVETLATDPWMRPGTTDTPTCSDRRPSRRERLTVRVRNVISFFRFIPNTEYGNHVVFSFSV
- the LOC130209905 gene encoding centrosome and spindle pole-associated protein 1-like isoform X4, with protein sequence MDDELENFIRERKARMAEDKASLEHNPPYMEIQAKPHRAYDSTAKENIPPRSIVQEKEDRCSVGLPLGIEYERKKQRLQHELRMDYRRYMAQQHLLESQAAVLPKQRPPFRSDAAPLTEDSRGSRPPRLAEVATPCPEADEEQSSVLPRHCDRLGKPLDRDSEEEEEEEEYFKELDLVEGRRRLHIGVEASYEKRRDYKTDGREKRETLGGKGSRALTRNEDVEFATGLKIGAADAEDALQRRNERYRQELQEQIAEQHRNKRREKDLELKVAARGANDPERPPDRIRQFGRCRRGAHRALEPSATGDGETSSRGFPNNVKMGVRDGETPLPPPELPHVAFQSPLLEYSAALGIGGGGLSPNRHPAAPSFSRATDTPRISAFPPLHPPSAPSEAYRSPYAEPHHSYGTRTLLDPNVAYYGQLSVPPVSYWSVPAGGAPASRYGNHSPHSQHSGSSFPEPPIQPSSEAASVDPHVRAFPSDGSRSPRDRILSYREALKQQSVICRQEASSRGNGELYNKIQQQQERRRLEREEEERYEARLEADMKNYQPWGRGGGGAPLRDGTGNLIADLHQMHKLNEEAYINPEQWQRRAAAAAAARSAEPPDPNERVSGAVAECSSHDASDRRSGFTHGQTSQFARGSVFSNQPTQRQLHEQDEYKAYLKQQIDEKMLKKAEEREQTRLEEEKEEKRLVEQRARIQREYDDEQERKNRKETEQRAKNSELIQLAERKKKEVERKKTEAEEEKAALRRQYEMERQARVEEVCREPSPPIPALQKRNGGLHQYTPRPPTVESRCSTAPLSERSLSGLQSPPVPARRNQLRAAGDQRDVFSELSALRRHLRSEEKRLEGRLRQVDWEGLASPLSDRRRERPQVDVFDMARLRLQAPVRRPTSRNTEPRNLLRTHDEVGVTGSRRWDYGDQQFSSRGSTVQDDYLDLSPPRQTDYLTSVMGRSATGSLLESESAFIDPLGEAFPVRRTPEPEDAPVLSARERRRLSKRPQHPQGRDASSRPFGQQDDYAYLAGDGQEAGHGGERASRDRSGHPMSLSRHSNAAGSVALSSVGSSPPRFSLHGLSQRGSVETLATDPWMRPGTTDTPTCSDRRPSRRERLTVRVRNVISFFRFIPNTEYGNHVVFSFSV